From one Rhodovulum sp. ES.010 genomic stretch:
- a CDS encoding alpha-hydroxy acid oxidase, which produces MPVITTVEDLRRIYARRVPRMFRDYCESGSWTEQTLRENVSDFSKLYLRQRVAVDMAGRSTATRMIGQDVAMPVGLAPVGLTGMQAADGEIKAARAAEDFGVPFTLSTMSICSIEDVAAHTTKPFWFQVYTLKDDDFMKRLFQRAKAAACSALVITVDLQIMGQRHRDLKNGLSAPPKFTAASLLDLSTKWGWGLEMLGTKRRFFGNIVGHAEGVTDPGSLATWTAEAFDPSLDWDRIREFRRWWDGPLILKGILDVEDARKAAEVGCDAIVVSNHGGRQLDGAISSIRALPAIADAVGDTVEIHLDGGIRTGQDVLKALALGANGTYIGRAFAYGLGAMGEAGVTRVLEIIHKELDTSMALCGRRRIEEIDRDILLVPKDFEGDWA; this is translated from the coding sequence ATGCCCGTCATCACCACCGTCGAGGATCTGCGCCGCATCTATGCGCGCCGCGTGCCCCGGATGTTCCGCGACTACTGCGAGTCGGGCAGCTGGACCGAGCAGACGCTGCGCGAGAACGTCAGCGACTTCAGCAAGCTCTACCTGCGCCAGCGCGTGGCGGTCGACATGGCGGGCCGCTCGACCGCGACACGGATGATCGGCCAGGACGTGGCGATGCCGGTGGGGCTCGCCCCGGTGGGACTGACCGGCATGCAGGCCGCCGATGGCGAGATCAAGGCGGCGCGGGCGGCCGAAGATTTCGGCGTGCCCTTCACGCTGTCGACCATGTCGATCTGTTCGATCGAGGACGTGGCCGCGCATACCACCAAGCCGTTCTGGTTTCAGGTCTACACGCTCAAGGACGACGACTTCATGAAGCGGCTGTTCCAGCGGGCCAAGGCGGCGGCCTGCTCGGCGCTGGTGATCACTGTCGATCTGCAGATCATGGGCCAGCGCCACCGCGACCTGAAGAACGGGCTGTCGGCGCCGCCGAAATTCACCGCCGCCTCGCTGCTCGACCTCTCGACCAAATGGGGCTGGGGGCTCGAGATGCTGGGCACCAAGCGCCGATTCTTCGGCAACATCGTGGGCCATGCCGAGGGCGTGACCGATCCCGGCTCGCTGGCGACCTGGACGGCCGAGGCCTTCGACCCCTCGCTCGACTGGGACAGGATCCGCGAATTCCGCCGCTGGTGGGACGGACCGCTGATCCTGAAGGGCATCCTCGACGTGGAAGATGCGCGCAAGGCGGCCGAGGTCGGCTGCGACGCCATCGTGGTGTCGAATCACGGCGGGCGGCAGCTCGACGGCGCGATCTCGTCGATCCGCGCCCTGCCCGCCATCGCCGACGCTGTGGGCGACACGGTGGAAATCCATCTCGACGGCGGCATCCGCACCGGGCAGGATGTGCTCAAGGCGCTCGCGCTGGGCGCGAACGGCACCTATATCGGCCGCGCCTTCGCCTATGGGCTGGGCGCGATGGGCGAGGCCGGGGTGACCCGGGTGCTGGAGATCATCCACAAGGAGCTCGATACCTCGATGGCGCTGTGCGGACGGCGACGGATCGAGGAGATCGACCGCGACATCCTGCTGGTGCCGAAGGATTTCGAGGGCGACTGGGCCTGA
- a CDS encoding ZIP family metal transporter, which produces MSIVLLGLLASLAAGLMTGVGALPVLAGRTVSRRANDTMLGFAAGVMLSASFFSLILPGIDAAEGMYGSVLIAALISAAGLALGALAVAGLNEALPHEHFVEGREGAEAAALAKIWLFVFAITIHNFPEGMAVGVGFGGGNVTNGISLATGIGLQNAPEGLAVAVALRGQGYRRLSAFLIALATGLIEPVGGVLGAAAVSVSAHLLPWGLAFAAGAMIYIISHEIIPETHRHGHQNRATTGLTAGLILMMVLDVTLG; this is translated from the coding sequence ATGAGCATCGTACTTCTCGGCCTCCTGGCGTCGCTGGCCGCCGGTCTGATGACCGGGGTCGGCGCGCTGCCGGTGCTGGCGGGGCGCACGGTGTCGCGCCGGGCGAACGACACGATGCTGGGCTTCGCGGCGGGGGTGATGCTGTCGGCCTCGTTCTTCTCGCTGATCCTGCCGGGAATCGACGCGGCCGAGGGGATGTATGGCAGCGTCCTGATCGCGGCGCTGATCTCGGCGGCGGGGCTGGCGCTGGGGGCGCTGGCGGTCGCGGGCCTGAATGAGGCGCTGCCGCACGAACATTTCGTCGAGGGCCGCGAGGGGGCAGAGGCGGCGGCGCTGGCCAAGATCTGGCTCTTCGTGTTCGCGATCACGATCCACAACTTCCCCGAGGGCATGGCCGTGGGCGTCGGCTTCGGCGGCGGGAACGTGACGAACGGGATTTCGCTGGCCACCGGCATCGGGCTGCAGAACGCGCCCGAGGGGCTGGCGGTGGCCGTGGCGCTGAGGGGGCAGGGCTACCGGCGGCTGAGCGCCTTCCTGATCGCGCTGGCGACGGGGCTGATCGAACCCGTTGGCGGGGTGCTGGGTGCGGCCGCGGTGTCGGTCTCGGCGCATCTGCTGCCCTGGGGGCTGGCCTTCGCGGCGGGGGCGATGATCTACATCATCAGCCACGAGATCATCCCCGAGACCCATCGCCACGGCCACCAGAACCGCGCGACCACGGGGCTGACCGCGGGGCTGATCCTGATGATGGTGCTCGACGTGACGCTGGGGTAA
- the carB gene encoding carbamoyl-phosphate synthase large subunit, which yields MPKRTDISSIMIIGAGPIVIGQACEFDYSGAQACKALREEGYRVILVNSNPATIMTDPGLADATYIEPITPEVVAKIIEKERPDALLPTMGGQTGLNTSLKLADMGVLHKFGVELIGANRAAIEMAEDRKLFREAMDRIGLENPKATIANSMDECLAALEHVGLPAIIRPAYTLGGTGGGVAYNREEFVHYCKTGLDASPVGQILIDESLLGWKEFEMEVVRDKADNAIIVCSIENVDPMGVHTGDSITVAPALTLTDKEYQIMRNGSIAVLREIGVETGGSNVQWAVNPEDGRMVVIEMNPRVSRSSALASKATGFPIAKIAAKLAVGYTLDELDNDITKVTPASFEPTIDYVVTKIPRFAFEKFPGAKPELTTAMKSVGEAMAIGRTIHESLQKALASLETGLTGFDEVEIDGAPDRAAIVAALSRQTPDRLRIIAQAMRLGLEDDEIRAVTSFDPWFLARIREIVEAEDRIRRYGLPVTEDALRRLKMMGFTDARLATLTGRDEAQVRRARQNLGVTAVFKRIDTCAAEFEAQTPYMYSTYETPVMGEVECEARPSTRKKVVILGGGPNRIGQGIEFDYCCCHACFALTDAGYETIMINCNPETVSTDYDTSDRLYFEPLSLEHVMEILRVEQSNGTLHGVIVQFGGQTPLKLANDLEAEGIPILGTTPDAIDLAEDRERFQALVNKLGLKQPKNAIAASAEAALRLAEEIGYPLVIRPSYVLGGRAMEIVRDTAHLERYISEAVVVSGRSPVLLDSYLAGATEVDVDALCDGEQVHVAGIMQHIEEAGVHSGDSACSLPPYSLPADIVEELKRQTEALALGLGVVGLMNVQFAVKDGKVYLIEVNPRASRTVPFVAKATDSAIASIAARLMAGEKLSAFPMRPPYPADAAPGTPLPLADPLSLADPAMPWFSVKEAVMPFARFPGVDTLLGPEMRSTGEVMGWDRSFPRAFLKAQMGAGTDLPHEGRVFFSIKDADKTPELVETARILTDLGFTLLATRGTAKFLAENGIEAEVVNKAYEGGRTIVDVMKDGLVHLVMNTTEGAQAVEDSRSMRAVALWDRIPYFTTAAAAHAAALAMKSREEGELTVASLQA from the coding sequence ATGCCGAAGAGAACCGATATCAGCTCCATCATGATCATCGGCGCCGGCCCCATCGTGATCGGGCAGGCCTGCGAGTTCGACTATTCCGGCGCCCAGGCCTGCAAGGCGCTGCGCGAGGAGGGCTACCGGGTGATCCTGGTCAACTCCAACCCCGCCACGATCATGACCGATCCGGGGCTGGCAGACGCCACCTATATCGAGCCGATCACGCCCGAGGTTGTCGCCAAGATCATCGAGAAGGAACGCCCCGACGCGCTGTTGCCGACGATGGGCGGGCAGACCGGGCTCAACACCTCGCTGAAGCTGGCCGACATGGGCGTGCTGCACAAGTTCGGGGTGGAGTTGATCGGCGCCAACCGCGCGGCCATCGAGATGGCCGAGGACCGCAAGCTGTTCCGCGAGGCGATGGACCGGATCGGGCTGGAAAACCCCAAGGCCACCATCGCCAACAGCATGGACGAGTGCCTGGCCGCGCTGGAACATGTCGGCCTGCCCGCGATCATCCGCCCCGCCTACACGCTGGGCGGCACCGGCGGCGGCGTGGCCTATAACCGCGAGGAATTCGTCCATTACTGCAAGACGGGGCTCGATGCCTCGCCCGTGGGGCAGATCCTGATCGACGAGAGCCTGCTCGGCTGGAAGGAATTCGAGATGGAGGTGGTCCGCGACAAGGCGGACAACGCGATCATCGTCTGTTCCATCGAGAACGTGGACCCCATGGGGGTGCATACGGGCGATTCCATCACCGTGGCCCCTGCGCTGACGCTGACCGACAAGGAATACCAGATCATGCGCAACGGCAGCATTGCCGTCCTGCGCGAGATCGGGGTCGAGACCGGCGGGTCCAACGTGCAATGGGCGGTCAACCCCGAGGACGGCCGCATGGTGGTGATCGAGATGAACCCGCGGGTGTCGCGGTCCTCGGCGCTGGCGTCCAAGGCCACGGGATTCCCCATCGCCAAGATCGCCGCGAAGCTGGCCGTGGGCTACACGCTGGACGAGCTGGACAACGACATCACCAAGGTGACGCCGGCCAGCTTCGAGCCGACCATCGACTATGTCGTGACCAAGATCCCGCGCTTTGCTTTCGAGAAATTCCCCGGCGCGAAACCCGAACTGACCACCGCGATGAAGTCCGTGGGCGAGGCGATGGCGATCGGGCGGACGATCCATGAAAGCCTGCAAAAGGCGCTCGCCTCGCTGGAAACCGGGCTGACCGGGTTCGACGAGGTCGAGATCGACGGCGCACCGGACCGCGCGGCCATCGTCGCCGCCCTGTCGAGGCAGACGCCGGACCGGCTTCGGATCATTGCGCAAGCCATGCGGCTGGGGCTGGAGGACGACGAGATTCGGGCCGTCACCAGCTTCGATCCCTGGTTCCTCGCCCGCATCCGCGAAATCGTCGAGGCAGAGGACCGCATCCGCCGCTATGGCCTACCCGTGACCGAGGACGCGTTGCGGCGGCTCAAGATGATGGGCTTCACCGATGCCCGGCTCGCCACGCTGACCGGCCGGGACGAGGCGCAGGTGCGCCGCGCGCGGCAGAACCTGGGCGTCACCGCCGTGTTCAAGCGGATCGACACCTGCGCCGCCGAGTTCGAGGCGCAGACGCCCTACATGTATTCGACCTACGAGACCCCGGTGATGGGCGAGGTCGAATGCGAGGCGCGCCCCTCGACCCGGAAGAAGGTGGTGATCCTGGGCGGGGGCCCCAACCGGATCGGCCAGGGCATCGAGTTCGACTATTGCTGTTGTCACGCCTGTTTCGCGCTGACCGATGCGGGCTACGAGACGATCATGATCAACTGCAACCCGGAGACCGTCTCGACCGACTACGACACCTCGGACCGCCTCTATTTCGAGCCGCTGAGCCTGGAACACGTCATGGAGATCCTGCGCGTCGAGCAGTCGAACGGCACGCTGCACGGGGTGATCGTGCAGTTCGGCGGCCAGACGCCGCTGAAGCTGGCCAACGACCTGGAGGCCGAGGGCATCCCGATCCTCGGCACCACGCCCGACGCCATCGACCTGGCCGAGGATCGCGAACGGTTCCAGGCGCTGGTCAACAAGCTGGGGCTGAAGCAGCCGAAGAACGCCATCGCCGCCTCGGCCGAGGCAGCGCTGCGGCTGGCCGAGGAGATCGGCTATCCGCTGGTGATCCGCCCCTCCTACGTGCTGGGCGGCCGCGCGATGGAGATCGTCCGCGACACCGCCCATCTGGAACGCTACATCTCCGAGGCGGTGGTGGTCTCGGGCCGCTCGCCGGTGCTGCTCGACAGCTATCTCGCGGGCGCGACCGAGGTGGATGTGGACGCGCTGTGCGACGGGGAGCAGGTCCATGTCGCCGGCATCATGCAGCATATCGAGGAGGCGGGCGTCCATTCCGGCGACAGCGCCTGTTCGCTGCCGCCCTACTCGCTGCCGGCCGACATCGTCGAGGAGCTGAAGCGCCAGACCGAGGCGCTGGCGCTGGGGCTGGGTGTCGTTGGGCTGATGAACGTGCAGTTCGCGGTCAAGGACGGCAAGGTCTACCTGATCGAAGTGAACCCGCGCGCCAGCCGCACCGTGCCCTTCGTCGCCAAGGCGACCGACAGCGCCATCGCCTCGATCGCGGCGCGGCTGATGGCGGGCGAGAAGCTGTCGGCCTTCCCGATGCGCCCGCCCTACCCCGCCGACGCGGCGCCCGGCACGCCGCTGCCGCTGGCCGATCCGCTGTCGCTGGCGGACCCGGCGATGCCCTGGTTCTCGGTCAAGGAGGCGGTGATGCCGTTTGCCCGCTTCCCCGGGGTCGACACGCTGCTCGGCCCCGAGATGCGCTCGACCGGCGAGGTGATGGGCTGGGACCGGTCGTTCCCGCGGGCGTTTCTCAAGGCGCAGATGGGCGCGGGCACCGACCTGCCGCACGAGGGCCGGGTGTTCTTCTCGATCAAGGATGCCGACAAGACCCCGGAGCTGGTGGAAACCGCGCGCATCCTGACCGACCTGGGCTTCACCCTGCTGGCGACGCGCGGCACGGCCAAGTTCCTCGCCGAGAACGGGATCGAGGCGGAGGTGGTGAACAAGGCCTATGAGGGCGGCCGGACCATCGTCGACGTGATGAAGGACGGGCTGGTGCATCTGGTGATGAACACCACCGAGGGCGCGCAGGCGGTGGAGGACAGCCGCTCGATGCGGGCGGTGGCGCTGTGGGACCGGATCCCCTATTTCACCACCGCCGCCGCCGCCCATGCCGCCGCCCTCGCGATGAAATCGCGGGAGGAGGGCGAGCTCACGGTCGCCAGCCTGCAGGCGTGA
- a CDS encoding CPBP family intramembrane glutamic endopeptidase, giving the protein MGDAICLATDERPMQESFALETRPPPRLRLWLEFALFYLGAPLAMAVLLPPSALFPVLFGFTVLGLGLLHVTEGFHWHDLTRGAGRIAWGAVALFAAATVAVAGTVVTLTAPDQALILVREHPALLAMIALLYPPLSALPQEIVFRPLFFRRYGALLPGLWPAILLNAALFSLAHLMFWNWIVAAMTFSGGIAFAWAYEARRNFPMAVVLHSVAGWIVFAAGLGIFFYSGNIERPF; this is encoded by the coding sequence ATGGGGGACGCGATCTGCCTCGCCACGGACGAAAGACCCATGCAGGAGAGCTTTGCCCTCGAGACGCGCCCGCCGCCCCGCCTGCGGCTGTGGCTAGAATTCGCGCTGTTCTATCTCGGCGCGCCGCTTGCCATGGCCGTTCTGCTGCCGCCATCGGCGCTGTTTCCGGTGCTTTTCGGCTTTACCGTGCTGGGCCTGGGGCTGCTGCACGTCACCGAGGGGTTCCATTGGCACGACCTGACGCGCGGCGCCGGCCGGATCGCGTGGGGGGCGGTTGCGCTGTTCGCGGCCGCCACCGTCGCGGTCGCCGGCACAGTGGTGACGCTGACCGCGCCCGACCAGGCGCTGATCCTGGTGCGCGAGCATCCGGCGCTTCTCGCGATGATCGCGCTGCTCTATCCGCCGCTTTCGGCGCTGCCGCAGGAAATCGTGTTCCGCCCGCTCTTCTTCCGCCGCTACGGGGCGCTCCTGCCCGGGCTCTGGCCGGCGATCCTGCTCAACGCCGCGCTGTTCTCGCTGGCGCATCTGATGTTCTGGAACTGGATCGTGGCGGCGATGACCTTTTCGGGTGGAATCGCCTTCGCCTGGGCCTATGAGGCGCGGAGGAATTTCCCCATGGCGGTCGTGCTGCACAGCGTTGCGGGCTGGATCGTGTTTGCCGCTGGGCTTGGAATATTCTTTTATTCCGGCAATATAGAGCGCCCGTTCTGA
- the bchE gene encoding magnesium-protoporphyrin IX monomethyl ester anaerobic oxidative cyclase → MRIVFLHPNYKSGGAEIAGNWPPAWVAYLTGSLRIAGYDDITFIDAMTNNLSEDDVRAQLKELKPDVVATTSITPSIYAAERLLEISKEEVPNAVRVLGGIHATFMFKQVLSEAPWVDVICRGEGEEIIVELMNAIRDKRWPECRREIKGLAFLDGDEIVATPAAPTIKNIDSLKPDWDILDWEKYIYIPLNCKVAIPNMARGCPFTCSFCSQWKFWRDYRIRDPKLVVDEIEELVERHGVGFFILADEEPTINRKKFIAFCQELIDRGLPDKVKWGINTRVTDILRDEEYLSFYRKAGLVHISLGTEAAAQLKLDQFNKETRVDDNKRAIQLLREADILTEAQFIVGLDNETPETLEETFKLCWDWQPDLANWAMYTPWPFTPLFQELHNKVEVFDYSRYNFVNPIMKPEAMDRAELLDRVMNNYRRFYMRKALFHYPWRGTGFRRRYLLGCLKAFLKAGVQRSFYDLGKNNYWGPQSKDKVKFDFDMTRQPAQAQIDDWVSNADKAAQAAAKRKSKDASFKMPAEGAAAKQAAEAKVCGGGDQQMEDA, encoded by the coding sequence ATGCGAATTGTCTTTTTGCATCCCAACTACAAGTCCGGTGGCGCCGAGATCGCGGGCAACTGGCCGCCGGCCTGGGTGGCCTATCTGACGGGCTCGCTGCGGATTGCAGGATATGACGACATCACCTTCATCGACGCGATGACGAACAACCTGTCCGAGGATGACGTCCGCGCCCAGCTGAAGGAACTGAAACCCGACGTGGTCGCCACCACCTCGATCACGCCGTCGATCTACGCCGCCGAACGGCTCTTGGAAATCTCCAAGGAAGAGGTGCCGAACGCGGTGCGCGTCCTGGGCGGTATCCACGCCACCTTCATGTTCAAGCAGGTGCTGTCCGAGGCGCCCTGGGTCGATGTGATCTGCCGCGGCGAGGGCGAAGAGATCATCGTCGAGCTGATGAACGCGATCCGCGACAAGCGCTGGCCGGAATGCCGCCGCGAGATCAAGGGGCTGGCCTTCCTCGACGGCGATGAAATCGTCGCCACCCCCGCCGCGCCGACGATCAAGAACATCGACTCGCTGAAGCCCGACTGGGACATTCTCGACTGGGAAAAATACATCTACATCCCGCTGAACTGCAAGGTGGCCATCCCGAACATGGCGCGTGGCTGCCCGTTCACCTGCTCGTTCTGCTCGCAGTGGAAATTCTGGCGCGACTACCGCATCCGCGACCCGAAACTGGTGGTCGACGAGATCGAGGAGCTGGTCGAGCGGCATGGCGTCGGCTTCTTCATCCTCGCGGACGAGGAACCGACCATCAACCGCAAGAAGTTCATCGCCTTCTGCCAGGAGCTGATCGACCGCGGCCTGCCCGACAAGGTCAAGTGGGGCATAAACACCCGCGTGACCGACATCCTGCGCGACGAGGAATACCTGTCCTTCTACCGCAAGGCCGGTCTCGTCCACATCTCGCTGGGCACCGAGGCCGCGGCGCAGCTGAAACTCGACCAGTTCAACAAGGAAACCCGCGTCGATGACAACAAGCGCGCGATCCAGTTGCTGCGCGAGGCCGACATCCTGACCGAGGCGCAGTTCATCGTGGGGCTCGACAACGAAACCCCCGAGACGCTGGAAGAAACCTTCAAGCTGTGCTGGGACTGGCAGCCTGATCTGGCGAACTGGGCGATGTATACGCCCTGGCCGTTCACGCCGCTCTTCCAGGAGTTGCACAACAAGGTCGAGGTGTTCGACTACTCGCGCTACAACTTCGTGAACCCGATCATGAAGCCCGAGGCGATGGACCGTGCCGAGCTTCTGGACCGGGTGATGAACAACTACCGCCGGTTCTACATGCGCAAGGCGCTGTTCCACTACCCGTGGCGCGGCACCGGGTTCCGCCGTCGTTACTTGCTGGGCTGCCTCAAGGCGTTCCTCAAGGCCGGCGTGCAGCGCTCGTTCTACGACCTCGGCAAGAACAACTACTGGGGTCCGCAGTCCAAGGACAAGGTCAAGTTCGACTTCGACATGACCCGCCAGCCCGCCCAGGCGCAGATCGACGACTGGGTGTCGAATGCCGACAAGGCGGCGCAGGCCGCGGCCAAGCGCAAGTCCAAGGATGCCAGCTTCAAGATGCCGGCTGAAGGCGCGGCGGCGAAACAGGCGGCCGAGGCCAAGGTCTGCGGCGGCGGCGACCAGCAGATGGAAGACGCCTGA
- the bchJ gene encoding bacteriochlorophyll 4-vinyl reductase has product MKDTLSGHTGRIGPNAVLQLLPVLETAGGAALRDEMLEAAGLNEVPSDTGLMDEGPAAAMHRALRRRLPGRAPDLLREAGARTGDYILAHRIPPLAQKVLKALPPALSGPMLAKAIAKHSWTFAGSGAFRVVSTRPLVFELADNPLIRGESAPHPICGWHEAVFDRLFQTLVDSRLSTRETKCSASGCAVCRFEIARR; this is encoded by the coding sequence ATGAAAGACACCCTGTCCGGCCACACCGGCCGGATCGGACCGAATGCCGTGCTCCAGCTTCTCCCTGTGCTGGAGACGGCGGGCGGGGCGGCGCTCCGCGACGAGATGCTCGAGGCGGCGGGCCTGAATGAAGTCCCGTCGGACACCGGCCTTATGGACGAGGGACCGGCCGCCGCCATGCATCGCGCGCTGCGCCGCCGCCTGCCCGGACGCGCGCCCGACCTCCTGCGGGAGGCGGGCGCGCGCACCGGGGACTATATCCTGGCCCACCGAATCCCGCCGCTCGCGCAGAAGGTGCTGAAGGCCCTGCCGCCCGCGCTGTCGGGCCCGATGCTGGCCAAGGCCATCGCCAAGCACAGCTGGACCTTCGCTGGATCGGGCGCATTCCGCGTCGTCTCGACCCGGCCGCTGGTCTTCGAACTGGCGGACAACCCGCTGATCCGGGGCGAGAGCGCGCCGCACCCGATCTGCGGCTGGCACGAGGCGGTGTTCGACCGGCTGTTCCAGACGCTGGTCGATTCGCGGCTGAGCACGCGCGAGACGAAGTGCAGCGCGAGCGGCTGCGCGGTGTGCCGCTTCGAGATCGCCCGCCGCTAG
- a CDS encoding cyclopropane-fatty-acyl-phospholipid synthase family protein, whose amino-acid sequence MWQKLIDGMLSRFVREGELGIDYPDGTHRRYGPGDGLAARVAIADEATLKAICLDPEMGLGEGYMDGRITVEGDRLHEFMTLLLRNRRRDGLPRWARAADGARFALRDWIQRNTPNKARANVAHHYDISNDFYRLFLDSDMQYSCAYFAREGMTLEEAQAAKKAHIAAKLLIEPDMHVLDIGCGWGGMAITMARDWGARVTGVTLSQNQLELGRARVAAAGLSDRIDLRLQDYRTLDGPFDRIVSVGMFEHVGVPQYDAYFGQVERLLTPEGVALIHTIGRVDGPINPSGWLGKYIFPGGYVPSVSEVAAPIEKTGMWLTDLEIWRHHYARTLEEWRMRFEDRLDAVRAMYDDRFIRMWRYYLVACQATFEVTRQGVLQMQFARDAQTVPLTRDYIAPAEERALIAAQ is encoded by the coding sequence ATGTGGCAGAAACTCATCGACGGCATGCTCTCGCGCTTCGTTCGCGAGGGGGAACTTGGCATCGACTACCCCGACGGCACGCATCGCCGCTACGGGCCCGGGGACGGGCTGGCCGCGCGCGTCGCGATCGCCGACGAGGCGACGCTGAAGGCGATCTGCCTCGATCCGGAAATGGGCCTGGGCGAAGGCTACATGGACGGCCGGATCACGGTCGAGGGCGACCGGCTGCACGAGTTCATGACGCTTCTGCTGCGCAACAGGCGGCGGGACGGGTTGCCGCGCTGGGCACGGGCGGCGGATGGCGCGCGCTTTGCGCTGAGGGACTGGATCCAGCGCAACACGCCCAACAAGGCGCGGGCCAACGTCGCGCATCACTACGACATCTCGAACGACTTCTACCGGCTGTTCCTCGATTCCGACATGCAGTACAGCTGCGCCTATTTCGCGCGCGAAGGCATGACCCTGGAAGAGGCACAGGCGGCGAAGAAGGCACATATCGCGGCAAAGCTGCTGATCGAGCCGGACATGCATGTGCTCGACATCGGCTGCGGCTGGGGCGGGATGGCGATCACGATGGCGCGCGACTGGGGCGCGCGGGTGACCGGCGTGACGCTGTCGCAGAACCAGCTGGAGCTCGGGCGCGCGCGGGTGGCCGCGGCGGGGCTGTCCGACCGGATCGACCTGCGCCTGCAGGACTACCGCACGCTCGACGGCCCCTTCGACCGGATCGTGAGCGTAGGGATGTTCGAGCATGTGGGCGTGCCGCAATACGACGCGTATTTCGGCCAGGTCGAACGCCTGCTGACGCCCGAGGGTGTGGCGCTGATCCATACCATCGGCCGCGTGGACGGGCCGATCAACCCGTCGGGCTGGCTGGGCAAGTACATCTTTCCGGGCGGTTACGTGCCATCGGTGTCCGAGGTGGCCGCGCCGATCGAAAAGACCGGCATGTGGCTGACCGATCTGGAGATTTGGCGGCACCACTATGCGCGGACGCTGGAAGAATGGCGGATGCGCTTCGAGGATCGGCTGGACGCGGTGCGCGCGATGTACGACGACCGCTTCATCCGGATGTGGCGCTATTACCTCGTGGCCTGCCAAGCGACCTTCGAGGTGACGCGGCAGGGCGTGTTACAGATGCAGTTCGCGCGCGACGCCCAGACCGTGCCGCTGACCCGCGACTACATCGCGCCGGCCGAGGAACGCGCGCTGATCGCGGCGCAGTAG